The sequence below is a genomic window from Aureispira sp. CCB-E.
ATTTTTATAATTATCATAACCTCTTACCCACAAATCTTCTTCCTTGAGTTGCTTTTTATACTTCAAAGCTCGCTGTTCAAATTTTCTTTGAGCAGGCACACTATTATAATAGGCATACAAAGAAGGCATTGAGTTCACTTCAAACGTGGAAACTAAAGCATTCATTTCGCTGCCAATACAAAACACATCGACTCCTTCTTGGGCAGCAATAGTAGCCCACTTCTTGGCAAAAGCTTGATATCGACCAAACCAATTGACCAACAAACTATCGTTCTTGGGCAATACCATACCGTGCCACATAAAACGATTGCGAACAAAGGCGTGATCTAAGGATACTCGAAGAATCAAAATAACATGTAAACCTGCTGCTTTGGCTGCTCTTATTTCAGATAATACCCCTTGATTTTCATCATCAAAACTCAAAGAATCACTGTCCCACTCTCCTTGTTTAGCATATATGGTTACCTCAACAGTATTCATGTTTGCATCTTGCAACATCTTAACCCAGTCCTCATTATTTGCTTCATTAATTTGAATACCGCCTAAATAGAACGTATCTGGCTGATAAGGTGCCTTATACTGTTCTCTACTAAATAACAAGAAAATAAGTGGCGCAATAAAAACGACTAGTAAAATTTTTTTCATAATAGAAAGTTATACAGACTATAGGAGGCTAAAAGTTGGATTCAAAAACACAATTCAAGATGCACAAAAGTCTGCTCCTCTAAATAATCTTTATGGTGGTCTTTTTAATCAGTTGTTTAAGGTTACTTTCTGAGCTTTTGTTGATAAATTTTTGATACGTCTCTTTTTAATACTACTTAGCGGTGCGGCTAATCTTATGCAACTTTCTATCGAAATAATGTTTTAAAAGTAAGCTAACGAGCATTTAGGTAGTACAGTTACCATGCGTTATATGAACGCTGTACAACATACCAAAAGCAAAAATGGGTAAGGTTATGCAAACTATTCAGCAGTTTTCATAAACGCTATTTATTAAAATTTGTCGAAGAAGACCTTTACAATATTTATAAAAGTAAACTAGTGCTTCTTTCAAATCTCCTACAATCAATCTACCTTAGAACGACCGATTGGTACAAATCTAACATTTACCTTTATCTTTAACTAAAAAACGCCTCTTAATTAATCCCTTGACCAGAAATCTGACGATTTCCTGATTGGCACACCTTTAAACTCCTCATATCCCAAAGACCAAACATTTGCTATTAAGATAGCAAAGTAGTATCTTTGAACACCGAATATAGGGTCAAAATTCAATTGATTTTAACTTCAAGTAGACCACAATAGTCTATTAACAAATACTAAAGAAGTAAATAATGCGTCAACGATTTTCTTTTATCAAAAACACATTGTATAAATTTTGATATTGGGACACCCATAAACATTCCTATATAAAATAGGAGCTTATAATCAAATGTTAAAACCTATCGTTTTTGAAAGTATCTTTCTCAAGCGTATAAAGGTCAATTATCGTTTTAAGTTGAGATAATGCCATAAACTACATTCCTCTCCCTTAAACACTAATCTATTCAAATCACTAGAACTAAAAAATTCATGTTAAAGTACACAATTTCCCTACTGTTAAGTCTTTGTTTCTGCGCTTGCCTATTGGCTCAAAATGTTGATTTTGACAATTATGAATTGTTAAAAAGCACAGGTACGATTCCTCAAGAATTTTTAACTCCATCGTCAGAAAAGTACAAGAAGGAGTTGGAAAAAGTAAACCAAGAGGCTAAAAAATCAGATCAAAAAGATGAGAAACAATTTTATTTAGAAAGTAATTTTGTTGTTGATGATTTGTTACAAAGTGCCAAAGTTTTGTTCAACGACCCAATTACTCAGTATATCAACCAAGTTGCTGATGAACTCTTAAAAAATGATCCAGAACTCCGTAAAAAGGTACGCTTCTACGCTGTTCGTTCGTCAGCTGTAAATGCATTTGCTACCAATCAAGGAATTATTTTTGTCAACATCGGACTGTTGGCACAATTGGAAAATGAAGCTCAGTTGGCTTTTATTTTAGCTCATGAAATCTCCCATGTCCGTCATGGTCATGCGTTAGATATGTATATGGAAGCTCAAAAAATCAACCGTTACTCTAGTCGATCTGATTTGCTTGAAAACACTTCTTTTGACGATAAAATGGTCGCTACTAATTACTATTCCAAAGAACTAGAAACTGCCGCAGACAAAGAAGGGTTAGACTTGTACTTAGCTAGTCAATATAGTTTAGATGATTTAGATGGCGTTTTTGATGTTCTACAATACTCCTACCTACCTTTTGACATCTTAACTTTTAAAAAAGAATTCTTTGAGAATGAATTCATTGAATTTCCAGAAGATTATTTTTTGCCAGAAGAAGAAATTAGTGAAATTAATGGCGAATACGAGGAAGATGAATCGAAAAGCACACATCCTAGTATTGATAAAAGAAGGGCAGCCTGTGCCGATATTGTTGCTAAAAACAGCTTTGCCAATCGCCAATCTTTTATTGTTAACAATCAAGAAGCATTTTTAAAAATTAGAGACATTGCTCGTTTTGAATTGGCTTATTACTATTTGCATGCCTTTAGATACCAAGATGCGATCTATGCTTGCTATATTTTGATGCAAAAATATCCTAACAGCTTCTTTTTAAAGAAAATAATTGCTAAGTCACTTTACGGCTTTACAAAATTTCAAAATGAAATAAAGGGCGTAAAAACCTATTCTATTTCTTATAGCAATGAGGGCATAGATTCTGAATACATGAGCAAGAGTGCTTACAAGAAAATAGAGGGTCCTTCTCAGCAGGTATACTATTTCTTATCTCAACTAAAACCAAATGAATTAACGGTATTTGCACTCCGTTATATTTGGGACTTGACAGCAGAACATCCTAATGATAGTGAGCTCAACCACATCAAAGAAGACTTATTCTTGGAGTTGGCTTACCACTATGACAAACGCTCTGAGTTTTCGACGCAAAGTATCGTTGAGGTTGAAGTGGCAGAATTAGCAAAACAACAGCAAGATAGTATTGACAAAGCTAATAACAATTCTACTTCTAATAAGAAACTGTCCAAATACGACAAGATCAAAAAACAAAAAAAGCAACAAGAAGTTATTACAGAGGATGAGGTTGAGGAGAAAGATTACGAAATATATGCTTTTAGAGATATATTAGAGTCCGAAGAATTCATCGACTTATTTTCTAAGGGACAACTTGAAAAAAAGGAACGAAACAATCGCACAGAATACTACAATAGTCATGAAGGTAGAGCTGAAATGCGTCGACGCAAAAAACGCAATGCCGTTGCACTTGGAATTGATTCCGTTTTGGTATATGCTCCTTACTATGTTAAGATCATAGATGGTAGAAAAACTAAAGTCGATCATTTGACTTCAGAGAAGAATCAAGCCCTGCTGACAGATTTACTACTCAAAAATGCCCAACTTGCTAAATTGGATGTTACGTTACTCAACACAGCTAACTTATCCAATACCGATGCTGAAGCGTTTAACGAACTTCGTGTTTTGTCTGAATGGATGTCGCAACAAAATCGTTTTGGCGGAAGTCTACTCATGAAAGGCTTTAATCAAAGCGCAACAGATGCTATTGTCAAAAAATATGGTGTTAAGTACCTTCTATTTACTGGAATTGCATCCCTTCAACGCCGCAAAACACATTGGATTTATTGGTCTGTCGTTTTTGATTTGACAACGGGACGCTATAGTGTTATAAAAGAAGATTATTACAAAAGAAAAGATACCAAAACGCAAT
It includes:
- a CDS encoding M48 family metallopeptidase, with protein sequence MLKYTISLLLSLCFCACLLAQNVDFDNYELLKSTGTIPQEFLTPSSEKYKKELEKVNQEAKKSDQKDEKQFYLESNFVVDDLLQSAKVLFNDPITQYINQVADELLKNDPELRKKVRFYAVRSSAVNAFATNQGIIFVNIGLLAQLENEAQLAFILAHEISHVRHGHALDMYMEAQKINRYSSRSDLLENTSFDDKMVATNYYSKELETAADKEGLDLYLASQYSLDDLDGVFDVLQYSYLPFDILTFKKEFFENEFIEFPEDYFLPEEEISEINGEYEEDESKSTHPSIDKRRAACADIVAKNSFANRQSFIVNNQEAFLKIRDIARFELAYYYLHAFRYQDAIYACYILMQKYPNSFFLKKIIAKSLYGFTKFQNEIKGVKTYSISYSNEGIDSEYMSKSAYKKIEGPSQQVYYFLSQLKPNELTVFALRYIWDLTAEHPNDSELNHIKEDLFLELAYHYDKRSEFSTQSIVEVEVAELAKQQQDSIDKANNNSTSNKKLSKYDKIKKQKKQQEVITEDEVEEKDYEIYAFRDILESEEFIDLFSKGQLEKKERNNRTEYYNSHEGRAEMRRRKKRNAVALGIDSVLVYAPYYVKIIDGRKTKVDHLTSEKNQALLTDLLLKNAQLAKLDVTLLNTANLSNTDAEAFNELRVLSEWMSQQNRFGGSLLMKGFNQSATDAIVKKYGVKYLLFTGIASLQRRKTHWIYWSVVFDLTTGRYSVIKEDYYKRKDTKTQLNAHLFDALFQIKSKPKAGY